The following proteins are encoded in a genomic region of Macrobrachium rosenbergii isolate ZJJX-2024 chromosome 31, ASM4041242v1, whole genome shotgun sequence:
- the LOC136855215 gene encoding uncharacterized protein: MGGSYKSLQYAFRVTHNTISCILLETCRAIVSAFGDEELQVPQTPEAWRQVARGFEERWSFPHVIGAIDSKHIRLRNPPLGGTRYYNYKKLFSTILLAIVNSSYKFLYVDVGAIGSESDGGVFAQIRLCEMLAKQEANLPQPDALPDATNGAPVDYFLLGDDAFPCGTIS, translated from the coding sequence ATGGGTGGCTCATACAAGAGCCTGCAATACGCGTTCCGAGTAACCCACAACACCATCAGTTGCATTTTACttgagacctgcagggccattgtttctgcctttggagatgaggaactgcaggtaccACAAACACCAGAGGCTTGGAGGCAGGTTGCCCGTGGGTTTGAGGAACGGTGGAGCTTCCCCCACGTAATTGGAGCAATAGACAGCAAACACatcaggctccgtaaccctcccctTGGTGGTACGCGTTACTACAATTACAAGAAGCTCTTCTCCACGATTCTACTTGCCATTGTCAACTCTTCATATAAGTTCCTCTACGTGgacgtgggtgccattgggtcagagtcggacggtggtgtatttgcccagatcCGTCTGTGTGAAATGCTGGCAAAACAGGAAGCAAACCTTCCCCAACCTGACGCCCTACCAGATGCAACAAATGGAGCTCCTGTAGACTACTTCCtgcttggcgatgatgccttcccctgcGGAACTATctcatga